The following are encoded in a window of Anomaloglossus baeobatrachus isolate aAnoBae1 unplaced genomic scaffold, aAnoBae1.hap1 Scaffold_3597, whole genome shotgun sequence genomic DNA:
- the LOC142273203 gene encoding RNA-binding protein 4B-like isoform X2, whose product MVKLFVGNIPPEATPAELKSLFEQYGKVTECDIITNYGFVHMEDKKSADEAVANLNQYKLHDVCINVEHSRGKPKASTKLHVSSISPDCTSDELREKFEEYGSVLECDIVKDFAFVHMEKAEEALEAIRNLNNYEFKGKRMHVQLSTSRLRVTPGMGERSLCYRCGKDGHWSGVCPLDQMAQEVDMASPYGHDPFADPYVPMRNAAAAAYERMYYERERRNLIDYYQRYRIRPSSYDAYMDRRVAPIPPQTMSGISHRKRLETSPYERHALPPPPPIPSYYARERSPIRRPPPPTATAAVDEYVADRR is encoded by the exons ATGGTGAAACTCTTTGTTGGTAACATCCCACCGGAGGCGACACCTGCCGAACTGAAGTCGCTGTTTGAGCAATACGGGAAAGTAACAGAATGTGACATCATAACCAACTATGGCTTCGTCCATATGGAAGACAAAAAGTCGGCTGACGAAGCTGTCGCAAATCTAAACCAATACAAATTGCATGATGTCTGCATTAATGTGGAACACAGCAGGGGGAAGCCCAAAGCTTCAACCAAGCTTCATGTCAGTAGCATCAGCCCCGACTGCACCAGTGATGAGTTGAGGGAAAAGTTTGAGGAGTACGGGAGCGTCTTAGAATGTGATATCGTCAAGGATTTCGCCTTTGTTCACATGGAGAAAGCAGAGGAAGCGCTTGAAGCAATCAGAAATCTAAACAACTATGAGTTTAAAG GCAAACGGATGCACGTTCAGCTCTCTACGAGTCGTCTGCGAGTCACACCGGGGATGGGAGAACGAAGTCTGTGTTATCGTTGCGGGAAGGATGGCCACTGGTCCGGAGTGTGTCCATTAGACCAAATGGCTCAGGAGGTGGATATGGCGTCGCCCTACGGTCATGACCCCTTTGCGGATCCTTATGTCCCTATGCGCAATGCGGCGGCTGCTGCCTACGAGCGTATGTACTATGAACGGGAACGTCGCAACCTCATTGACTATTACCAGCGCTATCGCATACGCCCCTCATCATATGATGCCTATATGGACCGTCGTGTAGCTCCTATTCCCCCTCAAACAATGTCCGGTATATCACACAGAAAACGGCTGGAGACCTCTCCATACGAGAGGCATGCGTTGCCACCACCTCCTCCGATTCCCAGCTATTACGCACGAGAGCGAAGCCCAATTCGTCGGCCGCCGCCTCCTACTGCGACCGCCGCTGTGGATGAATATGTCGCTGATCGCAG
- the LOC142273203 gene encoding RNA-binding protein 4B-like isoform X1 has translation MVKLFVGNIPPEATPAELKSLFEQYGKVTECDIITNYGFVHMEDKKSADEAVANLNQYKLHDVCINVEHSRGKPKASTKLHVSSISPDCTSDELREKFEEYGSVLECDIVKDFAFVHMEKAEEALEAIRNLNNYEFKGKRMHVQLSTSRLRVTPGMGERSLCYRCGKDGHWSGVCPLDQMAQEVDMASPYGHDPFADPYVPMRNAAAAAYERMYYERERRNLIDYYQRYRIRPSSYDAYMDRRVAPIPPQTMSGISHRKRLETSPYERHALPPPPPIPSYYARERSPIRRPPPPTATAAVDEYVADRRLAPTMRNTLYETPRYTMRNNYADRTRYY, from the exons ATGGTGAAACTCTTTGTTGGTAACATCCCACCGGAGGCGACACCTGCCGAACTGAAGTCGCTGTTTGAGCAATACGGGAAAGTAACAGAATGTGACATCATAACCAACTATGGCTTCGTCCATATGGAAGACAAAAAGTCGGCTGACGAAGCTGTCGCAAATCTAAACCAATACAAATTGCATGATGTCTGCATTAATGTGGAACACAGCAGGGGGAAGCCCAAAGCTTCAACCAAGCTTCATGTCAGTAGCATCAGCCCCGACTGCACCAGTGATGAGTTGAGGGAAAAGTTTGAGGAGTACGGGAGCGTCTTAGAATGTGATATCGTCAAGGATTTCGCCTTTGTTCACATGGAGAAAGCAGAGGAAGCGCTTGAAGCAATCAGAAATCTAAACAACTATGAGTTTAAAG GCAAACGGATGCACGTTCAGCTCTCTACGAGTCGTCTGCGAGTCACACCGGGGATGGGAGAACGAAGTCTGTGTTATCGTTGCGGGAAGGATGGCCACTGGTCCGGAGTGTGTCCATTAGACCAAATGGCTCAGGAGGTGGATATGGCGTCGCCCTACGGTCATGACCCCTTTGCGGATCCTTATGTCCCTATGCGCAATGCGGCGGCTGCTGCCTACGAGCGTATGTACTATGAACGGGAACGTCGCAACCTCATTGACTATTACCAGCGCTATCGCATACGCCCCTCATCATATGATGCCTATATGGACCGTCGTGTAGCTCCTATTCCCCCTCAAACAATGTCCGGTATATCACACAGAAAACGGCTGGAGACCTCTCCATACGAGAGGCATGCGTTGCCACCACCTCCTCCGATTCCCAGCTATTACGCACGAGAGCGAAGCCCAATTCGTCGGCCGCCGCCTCCTACTGCGACCGCCGCTGTGGATGAATATGTCGCTGATCGCAGGTTAGCCCCTACAATGCGTAACACTCTCTATGAAACCCCACGATACACGATGCGGAATAACTACGCTGATCGCACGCGGTATTACTAA